A window from Polynucleobacter sp. MWH-UH25E encodes these proteins:
- the hpf gene encoding ribosome hibernation-promoting factor, HPF/YfiA family produces the protein MNLKINSRHVEVTPAMRTHLEAGLAKIRKHFDHVIDASAFLVVDNAKEKDLRQSAEITIHLKGKELFAEAHNADLYHAMDAVVDKLERQVVKHKEKIQDHHHEKRFE, from the coding sequence TTACCCCCGCCATGCGTACACACCTAGAGGCCGGCTTAGCGAAAATTCGAAAGCACTTCGACCACGTTATTGATGCCTCAGCATTTTTAGTTGTCGATAACGCCAAAGAAAAAGATCTTCGTCAAAGCGCGGAGATCACCATTCACCTCAAGGGCAAAGAATTATTTGCGGAAGCCCATAATGCTGATCTTTACCATGCGATGGACGCCGTCGTTGACAAACTGGAGCGCCAGGTTGTTAAACACAAGGAAAAGATCCAGGATCACCATCACGAAAAGCGTTTTGAGTGA